Proteins found in one Calypte anna isolate BGI_N300 chromosome 10, bCalAnn1_v1.p, whole genome shotgun sequence genomic segment:
- the SEMA7A gene encoding semaphorin-7A, with protein sequence MGRRWPAALLVALWAIQLGVGTAGRSKVNPRIISAPQGAKEYVFPRSEKYPVFYHQENSSAIYVGGEGKLYYHDFATNESYTEDFPVKNEGLCIMSGSLDDNKNYLTLVEKYGEGMLVCGTGACAPTCWNLTRRKESTPWDGRGIAPFTPDSNTLVMVDGNDIYSTIKKSQQNGKIPRFRRVRGGGELYTSDTVMQNPQFVKATTLIHEEPHQDKIYYFFREDNPDKSPEAPRNISRVAQLCKEDKGGTSSLSASKWTTFLKASLICVDPVTKGNFNWLQDVFFVPASNWRKSKVYGLFTNTWGSSAVCVYSFEDIDNVFRTSRLKGYNGPNPEIKPGQCVSSGQHTPSETFKIADSHPEVEDRVEPLSPTKSPLFHNKHRYQKIGVHRVAAGNGHHYNVLYLATDKGSIHKIVELPDGVQNIMELQVFPKKDPIQSMILDHNRAMLYVGSADKVLEIPMDMCRVYRNNCDSCLLARDPYCGWYNGTCQSVYLTREVHQNLNLDLGRGECQKGDMKEDDYQNITVVPFSRYYLNCPIESHYATYNWYHNNSLIKTCNTTHPQQDCFHFIQNVSHVHYGHYVCISEEDGFKQALVKERLVNQLRFMSQKGQATMMFASGLQLLLMLVLVELFH encoded by the exons GTGCCAAGGAGTATGTGTTTCCCAGGAGTGAGAAGTACCCTGTCTTCTATCACCAAGAAAACAGCTCAGCCATCTATgttgggggagagggaaagcttTATTACCACGACTTTGCAACCAATGAGAGCTACACG GAAGACTTCCCAGTCAAAAATGAAGGGCTGTGCATCATGTCTGGGAGTCTG gaTGACAATAAAAATTACCTCACCTTGGTGGAGAAGTACGGGGAGGGGATGTTGGTGTGTGGGACTGGTGCCTGTGCTCCCACCTGCTGGAACTTG ACACGGAGGAAGGAGAGCACTCCGTGGGATGGGAGAGGCATTGCTCCCTTCACCCCTGACTCCAATACCCTGGTCATGGTTGATG GCAATGACATCTACTCCACCATCAAGAAGAGCCAGCAGAACGGGAAGATACCCCGGTTCCGACGTGTGAGGGGTGGTGGGGAGCTCTACACCAGTGACACCGTGATGCAGA ACCCTCAGTTTGTCAAAGCCACCACATTAATCCACGAAGAGCCTCACCAGGACAAGATTTACTACTTCTTCCGTGAAGATAACCCAGACAAGAGTCCTGAGGCCCCCAGAAACATCTCCCGAGTGGCCCAGCTGTGTAAG GAAGACAAAGGGGGAAccagctctctctctgcttccaaGTGGACCACCTTCCTGAAGGCCAGCTTGATTTGTGTTGACCCGGTCACCAAGGGCAACTTCAACTGGTTGCAAGATGTCTTCTTCGTCCCTGCCAGCAACTGGAGGAAATCCAAAGTCTACGGGCTCTTCACAAACACCTG GGGAAGCTCTGCTGTTTGTGTCTATTCCTTTGAGGACATTGACAACGTGTTTAGGACATCCAGACTCAAAGGCTACAATGGGCCCAACCCAGAGATCAAGCCTGGGCag tGTGTTTCCTCTGGCCAGCACACCCCTAGTGAGACCTTCAAGATAGCTGACAGCCACCCAGAGGTGGAGGACCGTGTGGAGCCCCTCTCCCCCACCAAGAGCCCCCTGTTCCACAACAAACACCGCTACCAGAAGATCGGGGTGCACAGGGTGGCTGCAGGCAATGGCCACCACTACAACGTGCTCTACCTGGCTACAG acAAGGGATCCATCCACAAGATTGTGGAGCTGCCGGATGGGGTGCAGAACATCATGGAGCTCCAGGTCTTCCCAAAAAAAGACCCGATCCAGTCCATGATCCTGGACCACAACAGG GCCATGCTCTACGTTGGCTCAGCAGATAAAGTGCTGGAGATCCCCATGGACATGTGCAGGGTGTATCGCAACAACTGTGACAGCTGCCTGTTGGCACGGGACCCCTACTGCGGGTGGTACAACGGCACCTGTCAGTCGGTTTACCTGACCCG GGAGGTACATCAGAACCTGAACCTGGACCTGGGGCGAGGAGAGTGCCAGAAAGGAGATATGAAAGAAG ATGATTACCAGAACATCACAGTCGTCCCTTTCTCCCGCTACTACCTCAACTGTCCCATCGAGTCCCACTATGCCACCTACAACTGGTACCACAACAACAGCCTCATCAAGACCTGCAACACCACCCACCCCCAGCAGGACTGCTTCCATTTCATCCAGAACGTCAGCCACGTTCACTATGGCCACTACGTCTGCATTTCAGAGGAGGATGGCTTTAAGCAGGCTCTGGTGAAGGAGCGCCTGGTCAACCAGCTCAGGTTCATGTCCCAGAAGGGCCAGGCCACCATGATGTTTgcctctgggctgcagctgctcctgatgctggtgctggtggagcTCTTCCACTGA